A genomic region of Fusarium oxysporum Fo47 chromosome VI, complete sequence contains the following coding sequences:
- a CDS encoding RNA dependent RNA polymerase-domain-containing protein, producing the protein MSSKCPPDGLSKGSQQNPKHQRRSKRCRPGQPKVRRNHTINLDGLASQLHGQWKAWPELTIHLEGLSTSVTTSNLWDWFSHEGEIAYMDIYETQRNPNISNAKIRFEPPPERNFWYTGSYVVRHHDRKQHPKQIEISIKLSNHVPPGFLKSPVHPDRTCPVKLTLYPAAIHFGSLTGEKSMKIMKSIPGMGNGRSLKLELSPKYQRLTVFFPIPSVAGGNRTERQHKVVIDFSSMKDVYQTAAVDNCCTLVVPLKTPPQYYWKTPDIHSTFSDETKNWSVMESWNRATNIVQHAGLPMMYPVTLHNDFQDPEFVDIGRWTTLGFVLDGGTEIASQVNQQLVSILDDFNITTKVQDDFKTVHGTKAKMWEYIDHQAPTEGHNALQMLQYFPDSIVHLPFEIRYQLEVCLSRGYLNEHMIGREFLERLANMKPTKARLCLESVADNAQVVIDPMAILEESQIDGSIIMSRIPSHCCLIRKAVITPTTIRYTTPTVEMSNRVMRRYKHYEDRFLKIQFTEEMEKGRIAVNKDQNDEIYKRVLRSMYKGVRIGDRFYEFLAFGNSQLRVNGAYFFCPTEHLSCDDIRRWMGQFSHIKVVAKYAARLGQCFSTTRELHAISAPAIQQIPDIERNGYCFTNGIGKISSFLAQLISEDMILDVIARPSAFQFRMGGCKGVLAIWPNDTKVMEVHIRESQKKFESDSKGLEIIRSAAMATATLNRQTITILECLGVSIASFTNLLDHQLRSYELAMEDNDVAIDMLTKFVDENNISDLLRAGFKTDDLQEPFVVNVLKLWRSWSLKLLKEKARIQVQKSAFVLGCVDETGTLRGHSSETEGSEDKAIDRLPQIFIQLSDATHYNKTQVISGVCIIGRNPSLHPGDIRVVEAVDCPALHHLRDVVVFPSTGDQPVPNMLSGGDLDGDDFFVIWEPTLIPRRWNYPPMNYLAPKPIELDRDVTVDDLRNFFVKYLKNDKLPLIATSHLAFSDDLGPMSPKCLELAELHSKAVDYPKTGDPAVLRRDQQPRKWPHFMEKKNSYTSRKALGVIFDKVKGKQVKFDPIWDSPFDQRIIKKFELKRDTLKSARKIKTQYDTSVRRLLSQHALKTEFELWTGFAMSKPAVGSDYKVQEELRREYNNLKAAFRQLCIDTAGSKNAEKLEPFVAAMYKVTDEEMKIALYEHHRGVINNAGTLLQPRKLEPKSMPLISFPWIFHKEMCRIANSSNLELRSPLAAGPRQGEMPGFGEHLEPTVKNDATPANQEVPEVSELAPEIHSHLPDGTVLHRGQPLAIFPLEDDAVPEGDDDFPNGISGSGQSSSAGDDFEMVSDEQPDLSSENGLEVEVPSDDIVEDETDSIYSDELEEEDAEEAIDRLVSLMGEADAK; encoded by the exons ATGAGCTCCAAATGCCCCCCCGACGGACTCTCGAAAGGGTCCCAACAAAACCCCAAGCACCAGCGAAGATCGAAGAGATGCAGGCCAGGGCAACCAAAGGTTCGGCGAAACCATACAATCAACCTTGATGGGCTTGCTTCTCAGCTCCACGGACAATGGAAAGCATGGCCTGAACTCACGATACATCTTGAGGGATTGTCAACTTCAGTCACGACTTCAAATCTCTGGGACTGGTTCTCTCATGAGGGAGAAATCGCATACATGGATATCTACGAGACGCAAAGAAATCCGAACATCAGTAACGCCAAAATCAGGTTCGAACCACCGCCAGAGCGAAACTTTTGGTACACGGGCAGTTATGTTGTTCGCCATCACGACAGAAAACAACATCCCAAACAGATTGAGATTTCTATTAAGCTTTCCAATCACGTACCTCCAGGCTTTCTGAAAAGCCCGGTACATCCTGACCGGACTTGCCCTGTCAAACTGACACTCTATCCTGCGGCCATACATTTCGGGAGCCTGACAGGGGAGAAATcaatgaagatcatgaagtCTATCCCTGGGATGGGCAATGGACGAAGTCTTAAACTTGAGCTCAGCCCGAAATACCAGAGACTGACTGTGTTCTTCCCCATACCGAGTGTTGCGGGGGGGAACAGAACTGAACGGCAACACAAAGTTGTTATTGACTTTTCGAGTATGAAGGATGTTTATCAAACAGCAGCCGTTGATAATTGCTGTACTCTTGTTGTTCCTCTCAAGACGCCACCTCAGTACTATTGGAAGACACCTGACATCCACTCGACCTTTTCCGACGAAACCAAGAATTGGAGTGTTATGGAGAGCTGGAATCGTGCAACAAATATTGTTCAACATGCTGGTCTCCCTATGATGTACCCTGTCACTCTCCACAACGACTTCCAAGATCCCGAATTCGTTGATATCGGCCGATGGACCACTCTTGGGTTCGTTCTGGATGGGGGAACTGAAATAGCAAGCCAGGTCAATCAACAGTTGGTGAGCATCCTGGACGacttcaacatcaccactAAAGTTCAAGATGATTTCAAGACTGTCCATGGaacaaaagcaaagatgTGGGAATACATAGACCACCAGGCTCCTACCGAAGGGCACAACGCACTTCAGATGCTTCAGTACTTCCCGGACTCGATTGTTCATCTGCCTTTCGAAATTAGATACCAGCTTGAAGTTTGTCTTTCACGCGGCTATCTCAACGAACACATGATAGGCAGGGAGTTCTTGGAGAGACTTGCGAACATGAAGCCAACCAAAGCCAGGCTTTGTCTCGAATCCGTGGCTGATAACGCTCAAGTTGTCATCGACCCAATGGCTATTTTAGAGGAGTCTCAGATTGATGGCTCTATAATAATGTCAAGAATTCCTTCTCATTGTTGTCTCATCCGTAAAGCCGTCATCACGCCAACAACCATTCGCTATACAACACCTACAGTGGAGATGTCCAACCGCGTCATGCGCCGCTACAAGCATTATGAGGATCGCTTCCTCAAAATCCAATTCACCGAAGAGATGGAAAAGGGGAGGATTGCGGTAAACAAGGACCAAAATGACGAGATCTACAAAAGAGTGCTTCGTTCAATGTATAAAGGCGTCCGTATCGGCGATCGTTTTTACGAATTCCTTGCCTTTGGCAACTCGCAGCTCAGAGTCAACGGCGCTTACTTCTTTTGTCCCACGGAACACCTATCATGCGACGATATCCGCAGGTGGATGGGTCAGTTTAGCCATATAAAGGTTGTGGCGAAGTATGCTGCTCGCCTCGGTCAATGCTTCTCTACCACACGAGAGCTTCATGCAATTTCGGCGCCGGCAATTCAACAGATACCTGATATTGAGAGGAACGGCTACTGCTTCACCAACGGCATCGGTAAGATATCGTCGTTCTTGGCGCAGCTTATCAGCGAAGACATGATTCTTGATGTTATTGCGCGACCCTCCGCCTTCCAGTTTCGTATGGGTGGCTGTAAAGGGGTTCTCGCCATTTGGCCCAACGACACCAAAGTCATGGAAGTCCATATTCGCGAATCCCAGAAGAAGTTCGAGTCAGATTCCAAAGGTCTCGAAATTATCCGCAGTGCAGCAATGGCGACAGCAACTCTCAATAGACAAACAATCACCATTCTCGAATGTCTTGGGGTCTCCATCGCTTCCTTCACTAACCTGCTTGACCACCAGTTGCGGTCGTATGAGCTGGCCATGGAGGACAACGATGTTGCAATAGACATGTTGACCAAATTTGTTGACGAGAACAATATCTCTGACCTGCTCAGGGCTGGTTTCAAAACAGATGATCTGCAGGAACCCTTCGTTGTTAACGTACTTAAACTTTGGAGATCTTGGTCCTTAAAGCTACTCAAGGAGAAAGCAAGGATTCAGGTGCAGAAAAGTGCTTTCGTCCTTGGCTGCGTCGATGAAACTGGCACCCTCAGAGGTCACTCATCCGAAACCGAAGGCTCCGAAGATAAAGCTATCGATAGACTTCCGCAAATCTTCATTCAGCTGAGCGACGCAACACACTATAACAAGACTCAGGTCATCAGCGGAGTATGCATAATTGGACGCAACCCTTCGCTGCACCCGGGAGACATTCGTGTTGTTGAAGCAGTGGACTGTCCAGCCCTGCATCACCTGAGGGATGTCGTTGTATTTCCATCCACCGGCGATCAGCCTGTTCCTAATATGCTTTCTGGTGGTGACCTTGACGGCGATGACTTCTTCGTAATATGGGAGCCGACTCTGATTCCTAGAAGATGGAATTATCCGCCTATGAATTACTTAGCGCCCAAACCCATTGAGCTTGATCGTGATGTCACGGTCGACGATCTCAGGAACTTCTTCGTCAAGTACCTAAAGAACGATAAACTGCCGCTCATTGCGACATCTCATCTAGCATTTTCAGACGACCTTGGCCCAATGTCACCAAAAT GTCTTGAACTTGCAGAGCTGCACTCCAAAGCAGTGGACTATCCAAAGACGGGTGACCCAGCGGTATTGAGACGAGATCAACAACCTCGGAAGTGGCCCCATTttatggagaagaagaacagctACACCTCCAGGAAAGCTCTTGGTGTCATATTTGACAAAGTGAAAGGTAAGCAAGTCAAGTTTGACCCTATCTGGGACAGTCCATTCGACCAACGGATTATCAAAAAGTTTGAACTCAAGCGAGACACACTCAAATCTGCAAGAAAAATCAAGACACAATACGATACATCTGTACGCCGACTACTGAGCCAACATGCGCTCAAGACTGAATTTGAGCTTTGGACTGGCTTTGCCATGTCGAAACCTGCTGTTGGTTCAGACTACAAAGTTCAGGAGGAGCTTCGTCGTGAGTACAATAATCTCAAGGCGGCATTTCGACAGCTATGTATCGATACTGCAGGTTCTAAGAATGCAGAGAAACTCGAACCCTTTGTCGCAGCCATGTACAAGGTAACCGATGAGGAAATGAAAATTGCACTATACGAGCACCACCGAGGAGTCATCAACAACGCGGGAACCCTCTTGCAACCGCGCAAGCTAGAACCAAAGTCAATGCCTCTGATTAGTTTCCCCTGGATCTTCCATAAGGAGATGTGTCGTATAGCAAACTCTAGTAACCTTGAACTGAGATCTCCACTTGCCGCGGGACCCCGTCAAGGAGAAATGCCAGGGTTTGGCGAGCACCTTGAGCCAACAGTGAAGAATGATGCCACGCCTGCAAACCAAGAGGTCCCCGAAGTGTCTGAGCTGGCGCCTGAGATCCATTCTCACCTTCCGGACGGCACAGTCCTTCATCGAGGACAGCCATTGGCTATTTTCCCTCTGGAAGACGATGCGGTCCCCGAGGGAGATGACGACTTCCCTAATGGCATTTCGGGTTCAGGGCAATCATCTTCTGCTGGAGATGATTTTGAAATGGTCAGCGACGAACAGCCAGATCTTTCATCAGAGAATGGCTTGGAAGTTGAAGTTCCGAGTGATGACATCGTCGAAGACGAGACAGACTCGATCTACAGCGATGAAttggaggaggaagacgccGAAGAAGCTATTGATCGCTTGGTCAGCCTCATGGGTGAGGCGGATGCCAAGTGA